The proteins below come from a single Chitinophaga pinensis DSM 2588 genomic window:
- a CDS encoding helix-turn-helix domain-containing protein produces the protein MTTTLSPEITNPVDGSLGFRIKHFTSDADFNEVQKIGLFSIIWILEGNGSLKADFTSYDLKPGTMLFFMPFQPFQITGTDIKGVILNFHHDFFCIIKHHREVACDGILFNNIDQSPIVNIPVNEAPMLEQVLDQIQQELQVAGLAQHDLITSYLKILLINVTRIKMAQSTEQAPFSEKSTESVLLHSFKTYIEQYFREKHSPGDYAELLNTSVKNLGRVVKEYNQKTPTDLIATRIIVEAKRELYLTDKAIKEIAYDLGFKDEYHFSRYFKNITQTSPQTYRNSLKKAWG, from the coding sequence ATGACAACAACACTTTCTCCCGAAATCACAAACCCGGTTGACGGCAGTTTGGGTTTCCGGATCAAACATTTCACCAGTGACGCCGACTTTAATGAAGTACAGAAAATCGGCCTCTTTTCTATTATATGGATTCTGGAAGGTAACGGCTCCCTGAAGGCCGACTTCACGTCTTATGACCTGAAACCAGGCACAATGCTGTTCTTTATGCCCTTCCAGCCTTTCCAGATCACAGGAACGGACATCAAGGGCGTAATCCTTAATTTCCATCATGACTTCTTCTGCATTATCAAACATCACCGGGAAGTAGCCTGCGACGGTATCCTGTTCAATAACATCGATCAGTCGCCCATCGTGAATATTCCTGTGAATGAAGCGCCTATGCTGGAACAGGTACTGGATCAGATCCAGCAGGAATTGCAGGTAGCCGGACTGGCGCAACATGACCTGATCACCTCCTACCTGAAAATACTGCTGATCAACGTTACGCGCATTAAGATGGCCCAATCCACAGAACAGGCGCCTTTCAGTGAAAAAAGTACCGAATCGGTGCTGCTCCATTCCTTTAAAACTTACATCGAACAGTACTTCAGGGAAAAACACAGTCCCGGCGATTACGCCGAACTGCTGAATACCTCTGTTAAGAACCTGGGAAGAGTGGTGAAGGAATATAATCAGAAAACGCCGACCGATCTGATCGCAACCCGCATCATCGTGGAAGCCAAACGTGAACTGTACCTGACCGATAAAGCCATCAAGGAAATCGCGTATGATCTTGGTTTTAAAGATGAATATCATTTCAGCAGGTACTTTAAGAATATCACGCAAACTTCTCCGCAGACATATAGAAACTCTCTGAAAAAAGCCTGGGGATAA
- a CDS encoding DUF3095 domain-containing protein: protein MTVNSDQFYSRLPVNRIPLSELLTEDHLFYKIPEDWFVIVTDIKGSTAVVQSGQHETVNLVATGSIVAVLNISFKANITVPFFFGGDGATFIIPPSVKDAAIKALLLYKKNTQESFDINLRIGVVAVNDIYAAGHTLRVSKFNSSGNFHIPVVLGNGLNYAERLIKGEDYLLPGDLLADDEVDLSGMQCRWDKIKPPESNYEVVSLIVMATKPEEQASAFRQVITHIDAIYGAPEKRQPISIPQLRLKTTFAELGLELRARFGRKRLFKLIQSWFTTFLGYIYFRTRQGKSYLTRLVEMSDTLVIDGKINTVITGTETQRLQLVKHLNQLEEAGRIFYAFYVSKESVMSCYVRDFKQEHIHFVDGAEGGYTKAAGVLKLKIVHLSH from the coding sequence ATGACAGTCAACAGCGATCAGTTTTATTCCCGGTTACCGGTCAACCGTATTCCACTAAGCGAATTACTCACGGAAGACCACCTCTTCTACAAAATACCGGAAGACTGGTTCGTGATTGTCACCGACATCAAAGGATCCACTGCCGTGGTACAAAGCGGACAACACGAAACCGTCAACCTGGTTGCTACAGGAAGTATCGTTGCCGTACTGAACATCAGTTTTAAAGCCAATATTACCGTACCTTTTTTCTTCGGAGGTGATGGAGCGACCTTCATTATCCCTCCCTCAGTAAAAGATGCGGCCATCAAAGCCCTCCTGCTGTATAAAAAGAATACGCAGGAGAGCTTTGATATCAACCTCCGGATCGGCGTCGTAGCCGTAAATGATATTTATGCCGCCGGTCATACACTCAGGGTCAGTAAATTCAATAGCAGCGGTAACTTTCATATTCCGGTTGTCCTGGGCAACGGACTGAACTATGCCGAAAGACTGATCAAAGGAGAAGACTACCTCCTCCCCGGCGACCTCCTGGCAGATGATGAAGTTGACCTCAGTGGAATGCAATGCCGCTGGGATAAGATCAAACCACCGGAAAGCAATTATGAGGTCGTATCACTGATCGTAATGGCCACCAAACCCGAAGAACAGGCCAGCGCCTTCCGGCAGGTCATTACACATATCGACGCTATTTACGGCGCCCCTGAAAAAAGACAGCCAATCTCTATCCCGCAACTACGCCTGAAAACCACCTTCGCAGAGCTGGGTCTCGAACTACGCGCCCGATTCGGCCGCAAACGACTATTCAAACTGATCCAGTCATGGTTTACTACATTTTTAGGCTATATCTACTTCCGCACCAGGCAAGGTAAGTCCTACCTCACACGCCTCGTCGAAATGTCAGACACGCTGGTCATTGACGGCAAAATCAATACCGTGATCACCGGTACCGAAACCCAGCGCCTCCAGCTCGTAAAACACCTTAATCAACTGGAAGAAGCCGGCAGGATCTTTTATGCTTTCTACGTCAGCAAAGAGTCCGTCATGTCCTGTTATGTACGCGACTTCAAACAGGAACATATCCACTTCGTAGATGGCGCGGAAGGCGGCTACACAAAAGCGGCCGGTGTATTGAAGCTCAAAATTGTCCACCTCTCCCACTAA
- a CDS encoding LytR/AlgR family response regulator transcription factor, giving the protein MNILIIEDEIKAATSLATLIGKIKPEARIVAQLQSVKSSVAWLSEHEQPDLIFMDIQLSDGLSFNIFKTAKVSAPVVFCTAYDEYTLEAFKANGVDYVLKPFSQQDIENAFKKVDELKNFFQQNPLPQLNDLLAKVAGTAGKKNFLVFKQNKYLNIATDTIAFFYIKHEATMIKTFDQQEYSINQSLDQIYSLLAPEQFFRLNRQYLVNFHAVKEVEHYFARKLLVTLSIPTPEKLLVNKEKVQNFLTWMENR; this is encoded by the coding sequence ATGAATATACTGATCATCGAAGATGAGATCAAAGCAGCTACCTCGCTGGCTACACTGATCGGCAAAATAAAGCCGGAAGCCCGTATCGTAGCACAACTGCAAAGCGTAAAAAGCAGCGTCGCCTGGTTGTCAGAACATGAACAACCAGACCTGATCTTCATGGATATACAGCTGTCCGACGGACTAAGTTTCAACATCTTCAAAACAGCTAAAGTATCCGCACCCGTGGTATTCTGTACCGCATATGACGAATATACCCTGGAAGCATTCAAGGCAAACGGCGTTGACTATGTACTGAAACCTTTCTCTCAGCAGGACATTGAAAACGCCTTTAAAAAGGTAGACGAACTGAAGAACTTTTTTCAGCAGAATCCCCTCCCGCAGTTAAACGATCTGCTGGCGAAAGTCGCAGGTACCGCCGGTAAGAAAAACTTCCTGGTCTTTAAGCAGAACAAATACCTCAATATCGCAACCGATACAATCGCCTTTTTCTATATCAAACACGAAGCGACCATGATCAAAACCTTTGATCAGCAGGAATACAGCATAAACCAGTCGCTCGATCAGATCTATAGTCTGCTGGCGCCGGAACAGTTCTTCCGGCTGAACAGACAATACCTTGTCAATTTCCATGCAGTAAAAGAAGTAGAACACTACTTTGCGCGAAAACTGCTGGTTACCCTAAGCATTCCAACACCTGAGAAATTATTGGTCAATAAGGAAAAAGTACAGAACTTCCTGACCTGGATGGAGAACCGGTAA
- a CDS encoding response regulator, with protein sequence MEKKKILIVEDEIIVSTSMTLTLSRKNYDCMVVTSGEQAINALDTYEPDLILMDIGLDGKIDGISAASIIRKQYDSPIIFVTEQQDTNVFQHAMIAFPQNYLSKPYTDIALLQAVEMAIHQPVAAGNPATPKPMDDRVSDGIFIYLHNQYVKVLFADILYLKADGMSTVMYCAMNKEYTISLPSNKVVAQLACPWIVQTNRSFYVNIHRIDSIRHDTLIVNRNEVPMGKKYKFNVLSRLKKITQGKQE encoded by the coding sequence ATGGAAAAGAAAAAGATACTTATTGTTGAAGATGAAATTATTGTAAGTACCAGTATGACGCTTACACTTAGCAGGAAGAATTACGATTGTATGGTCGTTACATCCGGGGAGCAGGCTATTAATGCACTGGATACTTATGAGCCGGATCTTATATTAATGGATATCGGACTTGATGGTAAAATTGATGGAATCTCTGCGGCCAGTATTATCCGCAAGCAATATGACAGTCCCATTATTTTTGTAACGGAGCAGCAGGATACCAATGTATTTCAACATGCGATGATCGCTTTCCCACAGAATTATCTCAGCAAGCCATATACTGATATAGCGCTCTTACAGGCTGTTGAGATGGCCATTCATCAACCTGTTGCAGCGGGTAATCCGGCTACTCCTAAGCCAATGGACGACCGGGTTTCGGATGGTATTTTTATTTACCTGCATAATCAGTATGTGAAGGTATTATTTGCCGATATTCTATATCTGAAAGCAGACGGAATGTCTACGGTTATGTATTGTGCTATGAATAAAGAGTATACTATCTCGCTTCCGTCGAATAAGGTGGTTGCTCAACTTGCCTGTCCGTGGATCGTACAAACCAACCGGTCATTTTATGTCAATATTCATCGTATTGATAGTATAAGACATGATACGCTTATTGTGAACAGGAATGAAGTGCCGATGGGTAAAAAGTACAAGTTTAATGTGTTGAGTCGCCTTAAGAAAATTACGCAAGGTAAACAGGAATAG
- a CDS encoding PKD domain-containing protein, which translates to MRKILLAATAITLIISSCSKDEDVQQPPAEAPKITITTPDGGFAVDNRKWFKVNPAVVSDSVSTTYTWVLNNDTISTAKNLLYAFGDAGTFTLTFTAKNNAGSTQQQITVKVTGKTYTGAVTVFDYFPAPGQFTNGLPPWEEGNTDKEMIAKAQEQLNTNGMISLGGFGGYVVLGTDHTIISKKEEYDFLLKSNAFPNWSEAGIVMVAIDANGNGLPDDEWYEIAGSDYNSPETTHGYQITYYKPDENKEQKPDGMYMLDTTYIRWKDNRGKSGFLSKNVFNTAPYYPQWKGDSISFTGTLLTSNNIEDQSGNGTYFVSKPFAWGYADNVGDAEENAAIKISWAVDKNGNTVDLPGVDFIKVYTGMRAEAGWLGEISTEVTGLLDLHMKK; encoded by the coding sequence ATGCGAAAAATTCTACTCGCTGCAACAGCGATTACGCTTATCATCAGCAGTTGTTCGAAAGATGAAGATGTACAACAACCGCCTGCCGAAGCGCCTAAAATCACCATTACCACTCCCGACGGCGGTTTCGCGGTGGATAACAGGAAATGGTTCAAAGTAAACCCCGCCGTAGTAAGCGATTCCGTCTCTACCACCTACACCTGGGTATTGAATAATGATACCATCAGTACAGCAAAAAATCTGCTGTATGCATTCGGTGATGCAGGCACCTTTACGCTCACCTTTACCGCAAAAAATAACGCCGGCAGCACACAGCAACAGATTACTGTAAAAGTGACGGGAAAGACGTACACAGGCGCTGTAACGGTGTTTGATTACTTCCCCGCGCCAGGACAGTTCACCAACGGTCTGCCTCCCTGGGAAGAAGGTAACACAGATAAAGAAATGATCGCAAAAGCGCAGGAACAGCTGAATACAAATGGCATGATCTCCCTCGGTGGCTTCGGCGGTTATGTTGTACTCGGAACAGATCATACGATCATCAGCAAAAAAGAGGAATATGATTTCCTCCTGAAAAGTAATGCCTTTCCTAACTGGTCTGAAGCCGGTATCGTGATGGTGGCTATAGATGCCAATGGCAACGGACTACCCGATGATGAATGGTACGAGATCGCTGGCTCCGATTATAACAGCCCCGAGACGACACACGGCTATCAGATCACCTATTACAAACCGGACGAAAACAAAGAACAGAAACCCGATGGTATGTACATGCTCGATACTACCTATATCCGGTGGAAAGATAACCGGGGCAAATCAGGATTTCTCTCTAAAAACGTATTCAATACAGCCCCTTATTATCCGCAATGGAAAGGCGACAGCATTTCCTTCACCGGCACATTGCTCACCAGCAACAACATAGAAGACCAGTCAGGAAACGGTACTTACTTCGTTAGTAAACCCTTTGCCTGGGGCTATGCAGATAATGTAGGCGACGCCGAAGAAAATGCAGCTATCAAGATCAGTTGGGCGGTCGACAAAAACGGTAATACTGTAGACCTCCCAGGTGTTGACTTCATAAAAGTATATACCGGTATGCGCGCAGAAGCAGGCTGGTTAGGTGAGATATCCACAGAAGTAACAGGATTGCTGGACCTCCACATGAAAAAATAA
- a CDS encoding thioredoxin: MGKAVFYHAGCPVCVSAEQDILQLILAEQVEVVHLGTEKGKVKDADAAGVKSVPALVLANGNVLHINFGASIDDLK; this comes from the coding sequence ATGGGAAAAGCAGTTTTTTATCATGCGGGTTGTCCGGTTTGTGTGAGTGCTGAACAGGATATTTTGCAATTAATACTGGCTGAGCAGGTAGAGGTGGTGCATCTGGGTACAGAGAAGGGAAAAGTGAAGGATGCTGATGCGGCTGGTGTGAAATCTGTACCGGCATTGGTGCTGGCGAACGGGAATGTGCTGCATATTAACTTTGGTGCATCTATAGATGATCTGAAGTAA
- a CDS encoding thioredoxin family protein, which translates to MLKFRLSSKILITSVLFLVFNSGVFAQEINFTNGSWKEVTAQAAKSGKLIFVDVNTTWCGPCRLLKSTTFKDEGVATYFNQHFISYSVDAEKGEGETLAEQWKVRAYPTLLLVNAEGKIVSRQIGYVNADRLLGWGKESAVQRPVAAK; encoded by the coding sequence ATGTTAAAATTTAGATTAAGCAGTAAAATTTTGATCACCAGTGTGCTGTTTCTCGTATTTAATAGTGGAGTGTTTGCGCAGGAGATCAATTTCACAAATGGTAGCTGGAAGGAAGTGACTGCGCAGGCTGCTAAAAGCGGTAAACTCATATTTGTAGATGTCAATACGACCTGGTGTGGTCCCTGCAGGTTGCTGAAGTCGACTACATTTAAGGATGAAGGTGTTGCTACCTATTTTAATCAGCATTTTATCAGTTATAGTGTAGATGCGGAAAAAGGAGAAGGGGAGACCCTGGCAGAGCAATGGAAGGTAAGGGCGTATCCCACTCTATTACTAGTGAATGCGGAGGGAAAGATTGTATCCCGGCAGATCGGATATGTGAACGCAGATCGATTACTGGGCTGGGGTAAGGAAAGTGCAGTACAACGACCAGTGGCTGCAAAGTAA
- a CDS encoding sensor histidine kinase has product MTNKRSFKVSPLIIWVSSIFLGILASVPKIAEHHFNTKEAVVNSAVTAIFALVVWYYNIYTLPTYSRKDIYKGISLTRLMGSLVFGMAVMLLLAFIQQLLISTLSFGPVMLMIEVRGILINLMFYMFLHLLYQNYHNQRVSIELERSKSDNLGAQYELLKQQINPHFLFNSLNTLKTMIEVNDKQSVDFVLKLSEFYRFTLESRKLDLIQLSEELDIISAYMFLLKARFEDGIRMRNDIPAKYQHTMIPPFTLQLLIENCVKHNVVSLEEPLEIRLYVEKDFIVIENDLQPKMDPAETSLHVGLNNVHERYHHLLDKDIVVEETDKIFKVKLPVIYEYTDHRR; this is encoded by the coding sequence GTGACTAACAAGCGTTCATTTAAAGTGTCGCCGCTCATTATCTGGGTCAGTTCCATCTTTCTAGGAATACTGGCATCTGTACCCAAAATAGCGGAACACCATTTCAATACAAAAGAAGCCGTAGTCAATTCTGCGGTCACCGCCATCTTCGCATTGGTCGTATGGTATTACAATATCTATACACTACCTACCTATTCCAGAAAGGATATCTATAAAGGCATTTCCCTGACACGCCTCATGGGAAGCCTGGTCTTCGGTATGGCAGTCATGCTGCTGCTCGCATTTATCCAGCAATTGCTCATATCCACCCTCAGTTTCGGACCGGTGATGCTCATGATCGAAGTCAGAGGTATCCTGATCAACCTGATGTTCTATATGTTCCTCCACCTGCTCTACCAGAACTACCACAACCAACGGGTAAGCATAGAACTGGAACGCAGTAAATCCGATAACCTGGGCGCACAGTATGAACTCCTCAAACAGCAGATCAATCCTCACTTCCTGTTCAACAGTCTGAACACACTAAAAACAATGATCGAAGTGAACGATAAACAATCTGTTGACTTCGTATTGAAGCTCTCTGAATTCTACCGGTTCACACTGGAAAGTCGTAAACTGGACCTTATACAGCTTTCAGAAGAACTGGACATCATCTCTGCCTATATGTTCCTCCTGAAAGCCAGATTCGAAGATGGTATCCGCATGAGAAACGACATTCCTGCAAAATACCAGCACACCATGATCCCTCCGTTCACGTTACAGCTGCTCATAGAAAACTGTGTAAAGCACAACGTGGTATCACTGGAAGAACCACTGGAAATAAGACTGTATGTGGAAAAGGACTTTATCGTAATAGAAAACGATCTGCAGCCTAAAATGGACCCCGCAGAAACTTCCCTGCATGTAGGACTCAATAACGTCCATGAAAGGTATCATCACCTGCTGGACAAAGACATTGTTGTAGAAGAAACTGATAAAATTTTCAAGGTAAAACTACCAGTAATCTATGAATATACTGATCATCGAAGATGA
- a CDS encoding alpha/beta hydrolase, which yields MTTSATTKWYINGALLAVVMVVMNLFAASAALAQKKTAKNIVIVHGAFADGSGWKKVYEILVKKGYHVSIVQNPLTSLENDVTATKNVLDKQDGPVVLVGHSWGGTVITQAGTHDKVASLVYVAAFQPDKGENTIQWVKSAPAAPENGILAPDDKGFVYYDKAKFHDGFAGDLPTAETDFMYASQQPIAAASFGTPVTDAAWRTKPSYAIVATEDKSIVPDVERNMYKRSGAKVTEVKGSHVIFMSKPAEVAKVIIEAAEGK from the coding sequence ATGACAACATCTGCAACAACAAAATGGTATATCAATGGCGCACTGCTCGCGGTAGTAATGGTAGTAATGAACCTTTTCGCAGCATCTGCTGCACTTGCCCAGAAAAAAACAGCTAAAAATATTGTAATCGTTCATGGCGCGTTTGCCGATGGTTCAGGATGGAAGAAAGTGTATGAGATACTGGTGAAGAAGGGGTATCATGTGTCCATTGTACAGAATCCGCTGACCTCTCTGGAAAATGACGTAACAGCTACCAAGAATGTGTTAGATAAACAGGATGGTCCTGTGGTACTGGTGGGGCACTCCTGGGGTGGTACTGTGATTACCCAGGCGGGTACACACGATAAAGTGGCTTCTCTTGTATATGTGGCTGCATTCCAGCCTGATAAGGGAGAAAATACGATTCAGTGGGTAAAATCAGCACCAGCGGCGCCTGAAAACGGTATCCTGGCTCCGGACGATAAAGGATTTGTATATTATGACAAGGCTAAATTCCATGATGGTTTTGCGGGAGACCTGCCTACAGCAGAAACTGATTTTATGTATGCTTCCCAGCAACCTATCGCTGCTGCCAGTTTCGGTACACCGGTAACTGACGCTGCGTGGAGAACAAAACCAAGTTATGCGATTGTGGCTACTGAAGATAAAAGTATCGTACCTGATGTAGAGCGTAATATGTACAAACGTTCAGGTGCGAAAGTAACAGAAGTAAAAGGCAGTCATGTAATATTTATGTCTAAACCGGCGGAAGTGGCGAAAGTGATTATTGAGGCGGCTGAGGGAAAATAA
- a CDS encoding PLP-dependent aminotransferase family protein, producing MLRPWQLEIQLDTTADKAIYLQIADAIIKDIHSGRLKAGDALPGSRNLAQLLHVNRNTVVEAFNVLINEEWVVSRERKGIFVSAVLPALIPKKDSNHPPAEKSAKAQGHHINFDDGHPDSKIAPITELARAYRQIFNQKARWQMMGYGDEYGDTDFRKAIVQMLNQQRGLDTHEHAICITRGSQMAMYLATQCLIEKGDYVMVENPGYKPAWQTVANAGAKLLPVSVDKDGLIIEEVIAHLQARKKIKAIYTTPHRQYPTTVTLSLQRRLELVKLSNEYGFTIIEDDYDNEFCFGYRPVLPISSFPELKNYIYIGTMSKVVAPALRIGYLVSNNPELIEKVGTLRKIIDVQGDTIMEQAVLQLIKDGTIKRHIRKATHHYKAKRDFTAALLEKQIGDKVSYTLPEGGLAFWLTPEKDINWTEVLDKLKVKGVSIIPPDTYSIDQPVNGLRLSYGSLSEEQLTEGITLLGKYL from the coding sequence ATGCTAAGACCCTGGCAATTAGAAATACAACTCGACACTACCGCCGACAAAGCAATCTACCTCCAGATCGCCGACGCGATTATCAAAGACATTCACTCCGGCCGACTAAAAGCCGGCGATGCCCTCCCCGGCAGCAGAAACCTCGCGCAACTACTACATGTCAACAGAAACACCGTAGTAGAAGCATTCAACGTACTGATCAATGAAGAATGGGTCGTATCCCGCGAACGCAAAGGCATCTTCGTATCTGCAGTACTCCCAGCCCTTATCCCGAAAAAAGACAGTAACCACCCGCCGGCAGAGAAATCAGCAAAAGCACAAGGTCATCATATCAATTTCGACGACGGCCATCCAGACAGTAAAATCGCACCTATCACCGAACTCGCCAGAGCCTACCGCCAGATCTTCAACCAGAAAGCCCGCTGGCAGATGATGGGTTATGGCGATGAATATGGCGATACCGACTTCCGGAAAGCTATTGTCCAGATGCTGAACCAACAGAGAGGACTAGACACCCATGAACACGCTATATGCATTACAAGGGGCAGTCAGATGGCCATGTACCTGGCCACCCAATGCCTGATAGAAAAAGGAGATTATGTAATGGTAGAAAATCCGGGCTATAAACCCGCCTGGCAAACAGTAGCAAACGCAGGAGCCAAACTCCTGCCTGTCAGCGTGGACAAAGACGGACTGATCATAGAGGAAGTGATCGCTCACCTGCAGGCCCGTAAAAAGATCAAAGCGATCTATACCACGCCGCACCGGCAATATCCCACGACCGTGACCCTCAGCCTGCAACGAAGACTGGAACTGGTGAAATTATCCAACGAATACGGATTCACTATCATTGAAGACGACTATGACAATGAATTCTGCTTCGGATACCGCCCTGTCCTCCCGATTTCCAGTTTCCCTGAACTGAAGAACTATATCTATATCGGCACCATGAGTAAAGTCGTAGCCCCTGCATTACGCATCGGCTATCTCGTCAGCAATAATCCGGAATTGATCGAAAAAGTAGGAACACTGCGAAAGATCATCGATGTACAGGGAGATACAATCATGGAACAGGCCGTACTGCAACTGATCAAAGACGGCACTATAAAAAGGCATATCAGAAAAGCCACCCATCACTACAAAGCCAAAAGAGACTTCACTGCAGCACTGCTGGAAAAACAAATAGGTGATAAAGTGAGTTATACACTTCCTGAAGGCGGACTTGCCTTCTGGCTGACCCCGGAAAAAGATATCAACTGGACTGAGGTATTGGACAAACTAAAAGTCAAAGGCGTCAGCATCATCCCTCCCGACACTTATAGCATCGATCAACCTGTCAACGGTCTCAGACTGAGCTATGGGTCACTTTCAGAAGAACAGTTGACCGAAGGGATCACCCTACTGGGTAAGTATCTCTGA
- a CDS encoding DUF5074 domain-containing protein, with amino-acid sequence MKIKHYLLVLVALLPLLHACRKDETEQLSLPAIAANNAIAATGFANGFFIANEGWYGHGSGDLHFYDYSADTLRLNIYAAANPGKTLGGATSTLQFATTFRNKMYIVVKAGGPLVVTDANTMVETARLTTMPDNDGHAFLGLDSTKGLLTTSGGVYPIALPGLTAGAKLPGISSYSGDMIKAGNYIFVHAQTEGIVAYNASSLTVARSFGTANLCFALGKDGAVYAANTDSLIRINSTTLARSAVKLPFSTPSPWGAWRHSAITSSTTDSSIFIVRNNGFMGGTTLYRYVIGNTASLSTPFITLPSGQYFYGAGTAYDKSNNTLVVTTVNGPFTGSVNTVLRYNASTGALINSNVFNGWYFPAMPVFH; translated from the coding sequence ATGAAAATCAAACATTACCTGCTCGTACTCGTAGCACTACTGCCTTTACTGCACGCATGCAGAAAAGATGAAACAGAACAACTGTCCCTGCCCGCTATCGCAGCTAACAATGCCATCGCTGCTACCGGTTTCGCGAACGGCTTCTTTATCGCCAATGAAGGCTGGTACGGACACGGTTCCGGTGACCTGCACTTCTACGACTACAGTGCCGATACCCTGCGACTCAACATTTACGCAGCCGCAAACCCCGGCAAAACATTAGGTGGCGCTACCAGTACTTTACAGTTCGCCACTACGTTCAGAAACAAAATGTACATCGTTGTCAAAGCTGGCGGTCCGCTGGTTGTAACAGACGCTAACACCATGGTGGAAACAGCCCGGCTGACGACTATGCCCGACAATGACGGACACGCCTTCCTCGGACTTGACAGTACCAAAGGCTTACTCACCACCAGCGGTGGCGTATATCCGATTGCCCTCCCCGGACTCACTGCCGGCGCCAAACTGCCTGGTATCAGCAGCTATAGCGGCGATATGATCAAAGCAGGCAATTATATCTTTGTACATGCACAAACAGAAGGTATCGTCGCCTACAACGCTTCCTCACTCACAGTAGCACGTTCCTTCGGTACGGCAAACCTTTGTTTTGCACTGGGTAAAGACGGCGCAGTATATGCCGCTAACACAGACTCCCTGATCCGTATCAACTCCACTACCCTGGCACGTAGCGCCGTTAAACTGCCATTCTCCACACCATCTCCATGGGGGGCATGGCGCCATTCCGCGATTACGTCTTCTACGACAGACAGCAGCATTTTTATCGTACGTAACAATGGCTTCATGGGTGGCACCACGCTCTATCGTTACGTTATCGGTAACACCGCTTCACTGTCTACACCGTTCATTACACTGCCATCCGGACAATACTTCTACGGCGCAGGTACTGCCTACGACAAGAGTAACAATACACTCGTCGTAACCACCGTCAATGGGCCATTTACCGGTAGCGTTAACACGGTCCTCCGCTACAACGCAAGCACTGGTGCACTGATTAACTCAAATGTCTTCAATGGCTGGTACTTCCCTGCCATGCCCGTATTTCATTAA